In Lycium ferocissimum isolate CSIRO_LF1 chromosome 7, AGI_CSIRO_Lferr_CH_V1, whole genome shotgun sequence, the sequence TCTCTATAGTCAGCATCTTTCAATGAATTCAAGCCTTGATAATTGCCTGTCTGGTTAGGATGCCCATTGAAAATGTTAGTAAATCGAACTGTTTGAGACGGATTCCTCGGGTTGCTGATGTTCAAATCAGCTCTTCTTGGAACCTCCTTTATATCATTCACGTCTAAAATGAAATGAAGGATGTTTCTCACTGTGTCACAGTGATTCGAATCGCCCCACCAGAAAATCCAGCGACCCTTCAAACAATTCCATGCTTCTTCACTTGAGAACATCTTGAATGAACAATGTGTTGAATATACCCAACCATTGCTCTCCAAGGACCCCAGTGGACCATCACACCATGGTTTTTGGCATGGAAAATTTGGTTCTTGGCATCTGTATCGCCCATCATTACTAATTGGGCAGCTATCATTCTTGGCATGACGAGTCCATCGACCAGACCACACATCCCTAACAAGATCCGACTTCTTGCATTGAGACATTTCAGGTAATTCAACGGAGGACTTGGAGAATTTGACTGGGATCACGCGCAAAACTTTGTCAAATGCAAACCTTTCAGGCGAAAACTTCAGGCCTTCATGATGTCGAAACAGTAGGATAATTGTGAGATTGTAATCCCCAGAAAAATCAGGGTGGACTTGCAGGGTAAACTGGTAAGTACCATTGCCTAAATCTTTAATGGGAGGCCTAGACTTCCATGTTTCACCAGCAATATCAGTTTCAAAATAATCACCACCCAAACAATGGGGTTTCCCAGAATCATCCAATGCTTGGAAAACAAACTCATGAATATCCCCAGTTGACAACTCAATGTTCTCACGACCATCCAAAGCAGGGATTTTTATATCCACAGTTCTTGAATCCCTACACGGCTCACCTCCAGGAGCCAACCAATTAGTAAGCAGATTTGATGAATAGTTTGCCTCTAATTCAGCAGAAATCCACCTATGAACTCTTGGTCTTGAAACCTCTACCCTTACTGGTTCCTTATGGGACAAATTTGTCACCATTTCAAGACTGAAATCGGGGGCATTACCTTGATTTTCAGTCAAATTAATCGGTTGAGGTTCGACTGTAGGAACCAgattttttttggcaaaatctCGGTTCAGATTCTGGCGAGTATTTACTGAACGGGGTCTAAGGGAAATATTGGTAAAGCTGAAATCTTTAAAAGTAGGAATAAACTTTCCTGAACTATTCACCTTCAACGAAACAAAATCTCTCTGAAAACTACCCACACTAACACCATCAATCCCCCATACAATCAAGATTCCAAGAAAAACACCCATTGTCAATAGCTTAAACCACCATTGGACTTTGGGGTTATTAGACCTCATTACCCACCCAAAATTTACAGCTTTCTCAGGCATCTTAGAAGAAAGCATTATGTCAAAGTTGACACCAACCCACCAAACTCCAACAGCAGGAAATTATAAGCTAACCAAGAATCATAAAAAGCTTCACCTTATTAGCTAAAAATGATGATTTTCCCCACAAATCTTTGAAAAAGAGCAAAACCCCAAGAATATCAGACCAACAATAGAACTGTACAAACTCACCAAGAATCTTGAAAAGCCTCACCTACTAGTAAAAAAGATGATTTTTTAACACTAAGTCTGAAAAATAACACAAATCAAGAAATACCCAATTCTTTAAACAAGAAACTAAAGTAGGACTAGCCAACTAGGGACTTCTTTTCCAATAAAATTGTAGTGAAAAAAGCTGAAGAAATGTAGTGAAAACTTACAGTTAAGCTTCAAGATTggtccaaagaaaaaaaaaaaaaaaaaaaagcatgtaAGTTTATCAAAGTTTGCAGAAGTATCGACAAAGTAGAAAAAGGGAAATGATAAGATAGGGACaatgaagaaagaagaggaagaagtgTCCAAGAATGGACCAAAAAGTTGCTAGTGAGAAAATATAAGAAGAGCTAATGATCGTAATTGATAATTACCAAAttgtcaattatacccttatagTTGTATGGTTATTACCATTATTAGGAAGTCACCGACAGACACGGGAAATAGACACGGGAAATGGAATATTGAACCGACGAACATGGGACTTACTATAGCAGCGCCCTTACCGGGGCATTTTTGTCTTCTTGAAATTATCTGCTACGGTGGCTCTATGATAAGCTGCCACGTggtacattattttattttagataCTTTTACGTCTTAAGTACAAAATTTTCGCCAAATTTTCCTCCTTCGTTTGAGTCGGAATCAAACTATTTTCtaattatattttctaaaattagttGAGTTAGTTATATTCTATGTATCTTAATAGCTATTTTAGACTCTATATTTATGAGAGTTGgttaaaattttgattaatttgaCTTTACGTCTACTTACAGCGTGCTCTTTCTTAATCGGTTGAAATTGATAATGTATAAGTAAATTTATACAGATAGAattattttcttactttaaATAATTTactattaattaaatttctcGCGATGT encodes:
- the LOC132063388 gene encoding uncharacterized protein LOC132063388, with the translated sequence MLSSKMPEKAVNFGWVMRSNNPKVQWWFKLLTMGVFLGILIVWGIDGVSVGSFQRDFVSLKVNSSGKFIPTFKDFSFTNISLRPRSVNTRQNLNRDFAKKNLVPTVEPQPINLTENQGNAPDFSLEMVTNLSHKEPVRVEVSRPRVHRWISAELEANYSSNLLTNWLAPGGEPCRDSRTVDIKIPALDGRENIELSTGDIHEFVFQALDDSGKPHCLGGDYFETDIAGETWKSRPPIKDLGNGTYQFTLQVHPDFSGDYNLTIILLFRHHEGLKFSPERFAFDKVLRVIPVKFSKSSVELPEMSQCKKSDLVRDVWSGRWTRHAKNDSCPISNDGRYRCQEPNFPCQKPWCDGPLGSLESNGWVYSTHCSFKMFSSEEAWNCLKGRWIFWWGDSNHCDTVRNILHFILDVNDIKEVPRRADLNISNPRNPSQTVRFTNIFNGHPNQTGNYQGLNSLKDADYRELLKKYFSGDVVPDTIIMNSGLHDGVYWPNIRHFIEGANYAASFWAEVFNGVRQRGLRPPEVIYRTTITTGGYARRLAFNPNKMEAFNGVVLDKFRAYGLVDRVIDDFDMTYPWHYDNRCNDGVHYGRAPAKLKWRDGQIGHQYFVDLMLGHVLLNALCAR